The Lutra lutra chromosome 10, mLutLut1.2, whole genome shotgun sequence genome contains a region encoding:
- the CORO1B gene encoding coronin-1B, translating into MSFRKVVRQSKFRHVFGQPVKNDQCYEDIRVSRVTWDSTFCAVNPKFLAVIVEASGGGAFLVLPLSKTGRIDKAYPTVCGHTGPVLDIDWCPHNDEVIASGSEDCTVMVWQIPENGLTAPLTEPVVLLEGHTKRVGIVTWHPTARNVLLSAGCDNVVLIWNVGTAEELYRLDSLHPDLIYNVSWNRNGSLFCSACKDKSVRVIDPRRGTLVAEREKAHEGARPMRAIFLADGKVFTTGFSRMSERQLALWDLENLEEPMALQELDSSNGALLPFYDPDTNVVYVCGKGDSSIRYFEITDEPPYIHFLNTFTSKEPQRGMGSMPKRGLEVSKCEIARFYKLHERKCEPIVMTVPRKSDLFQDDLYPDTAGPEAALEAEEWVSGQDANPILISLREAYVPSKQRDLKVSRRNVLSDSRPAAAPSSARPGATGSAASIHTTISSGSLAGAMEAGKLEEVMQELRALRALVKEQGERIGRLEEQLGRMENGDA; encoded by the exons ATGTCCTTCCGCAAAGTGGTCAGGCAGAGCAAATTCCGGCACGTGTTTGGACAGCCAGTCAAGAATGACCAGTGCTATGAAGATATTCGAGTGTCCCGTGTCACCTGGGACAGCACCTTCTGCGCCGTCAATCCCAAATTCCTGGCTGTGATCGTGGAGGCCAGCGGCGGGGGTGCCTTCCTGGTGCTCCCCCTGAGCAAG ACGGGCCGCATTGACAAGGCCTATCCGACGGTGTGTGGACACACTGGACCCGTCCTGGACATCGATTGGTGTCCCCACAACGACGAAGTCATTGCCAGCGGCTCAGAGGACTGTACAGTCATG GTGTGGCAGATCCCGGAAAACGGGCTCACCGCCCCACTCACAGAGCCAGTGGTGCTGCTGGAGGGACACACCAAGCGAGTGGGCATTGTCACCTGGCACCCAACGGCCCGCAACGTGCTGCTCAGCGCAG GCTGTGACAACGTGGTGCTCATCTGGAACGTGGGCACGGCGGAGGAGCTGTACCGCCTGGACAGTCTGCACCCCGACCTCATCTACAACGTCAGCTGGAACCGCAATGGCAGCCTCTTCTGCTCTGCCTGCAAAGACAAGAGCGTGCGCGTCATCGACCCCCGCCGGGGCACCCTGGTGGCG gagagggagaaggctcacGAAGGGGCCCGTCCCATGCGGGCCATCTTCCTGGCGGATGGCAAGGTGTTCACCACAGGCTTCAGCCGCATGAGCGAGCGGCAGCTGGCGCTGTGGGACCTG GAAAACCTTGAGGAACCCATGGCCCTACAGGAACTGGACTCGAGCAACGGGGCGCTGCTGCCCTTCTACGACCCAGACACCAACGTGGTCTACGTCTGCGGCAAG GGCGACTCCAGCATCCGGTACTTTGAGATCACAGATGAGCCCCCCTATATCCACTTCCTGAACACTTTCACCAGCAAAGAGCCCCAGAGGGGCATGGGCAGCATGCCTAAGAGGGGCTTGGAGGTCAGCAAGTGCGAGATCGCCCG gTTCTACAAACTGCATGAGCGCAAGTGTGAGCCCATCGTCATGACTGTGCCAAGAAAG TCGGACCTCTTCCAGGATGATCTATACCCTGACACGGCCGGGCCCGAGGCGGCCCTGGAGGCAGAGGAGTGGGTGAGCGGGCAGGATGCCAACCCCATACTCATCTCCCTGCGGGAGGCCTACGTGCCCAGCAAGCAGCGGGACCTGAAGGTCAGCAGGCGCAACGTGTTATCCGATAGCCGGCCTGCCGCGGCTCCCAGCTCGGCCCGCCCGGGGGCCACCGGCTCTGCTGCGTCCATCCATACGACCATCTCCAGCGGCAGCCTTGCCGGAGCCATG GAGGCTGGGAAGCTGGAGGAGGTCATGCAGGAGCTGCGGGCACTGCGGGCGCTGGTCAAGGAGCAGGGGGAGCGCATCGGTCGCCTGGAGGAGCAGCTCGGCCGCATGGAGAATGGGGACGCATAG